The following coding sequences lie in one Kamptonema formosum PCC 6407 genomic window:
- a CDS encoding ABC transporter permease: MTESRLKNILADTLTVFWGDWLDLRVRILPVAAAGLVSPIIYILAFGLGLGSSLPKPAIGGNYLEFMLPGMVALSSMTISFSGTVFSICGERLYTKTFEELLLLPVHPLALHTGKMLAGIVRGLLTSASVILVAVLFTQKLVFLNPLFLLVIVLNCAVFSGLGVIVGLTVKSLEAVGLYNNFLIVPMSFLGATFFDPATLPMALKTIVYLLPLTYASIGLRAAAYDLTKFPWYIVPILLGAAVIFSLIGARQFSTQQD, translated from the coding sequence ATGACAGAATCCCGACTCAAAAATATTTTAGCTGACACTCTTACCGTTTTTTGGGGAGATTGGTTAGATTTACGAGTTAGAATACTCCCGGTTGCTGCTGCGGGTTTAGTATCGCCAATCATCTATATTTTAGCATTTGGTTTGGGGTTGGGTAGTTCCTTGCCTAAACCCGCCATTGGGGGTAATTACTTAGAGTTTATGTTACCGGGAATGGTAGCTTTATCCTCAATGACTATCAGTTTTAGCGGTACTGTATTTTCCATTTGTGGGGAACGCCTCTATACCAAAACTTTTGAGGAATTATTGTTACTACCAGTGCATCCTTTAGCTTTGCATACTGGTAAAATGCTAGCAGGAATTGTCCGAGGTTTACTGACTTCTGCTTCAGTGATTTTAGTAGCAGTTTTGTTCACTCAAAAGCTAGTATTTCTCAATCCCCTATTTTTGCTAGTGATAGTCCTTAATTGTGCGGTATTTTCTGGTTTAGGCGTAATTGTTGGGTTGACAGTAAAATCGCTGGAAGCTGTCGGCTTATATAACAATTTTCTCATAGTTCCCATGTCATTTTTGGGAGCAACTTTTTTCGACCCTGCAACTTTGCCAATGGCTTTAAAAACCATAGTTTATCTCTTACCACTGACTTATGCTAGTATTGGCTTGAGAGCCGCTGCCTACGATTTAACTAAGTTTCCTTGGTATATTGTACCAATTTTATTGGGTGCAGCAGTGATTTTTTCTCTAATTGGGGCTCGCCAATTTTCGACGCAGCAGGATTAG
- the ychF gene encoding redox-regulated ATPase YchF — protein MLRAGIVGLPNVGKSTLFNALVANAKATAANFPFCTIEPNVGVVAVPDERLNVLSNICNSAQIVPTRIEFVDIAGLVKGASQGEGLGNQFLSHIREVDAIVQVVRCFENDDIIHVAGSVDPLRDIDIINLELILADLAQIEKKIERTRKQARTSKEAQLELGALEKLAAVLNEGKPTRQCSLTEEEAESVKGLGLMTNKPIIYAANVSEDELAGGNNYVEQVRELASKENAKVVVVSAQVESELVELPESERADFLASLGVEEGGLKSLIRATYELLGLRTYFTSGPKETRAWTILAGMLAPQAAGVIHSDFERGFIRAETVAYKDLVATGSMNAAKEKGLVRSEGKEYVVQEGDVLLFRFNV, from the coding sequence ATGCTCAGAGCCGGAATCGTCGGATTGCCCAATGTAGGCAAATCTACTTTATTTAATGCCTTGGTTGCCAATGCCAAGGCAACAGCCGCTAATTTTCCTTTCTGCACGATTGAACCGAATGTGGGTGTCGTGGCGGTACCGGATGAACGGTTAAACGTACTGAGCAATATTTGCAATTCTGCTCAAATTGTACCGACGCGGATTGAATTTGTTGATATCGCCGGTTTGGTGAAGGGTGCGAGTCAGGGAGAAGGACTAGGGAACCAGTTTTTATCTCACATCAGAGAAGTGGATGCTATTGTTCAAGTTGTACGTTGTTTTGAAAATGATGACATCATTCACGTTGCCGGCTCAGTAGATCCGCTACGAGATATTGATATTATCAATCTAGAGTTAATTTTAGCAGACTTAGCTCAGATTGAAAAGAAAATTGAACGCACCCGAAAGCAAGCTCGGACTAGCAAGGAAGCTCAGCTAGAATTAGGAGCTCTGGAAAAATTGGCAGCAGTTTTGAATGAAGGTAAACCAACGCGACAGTGCAGTTTAACTGAAGAGGAAGCTGAGTCTGTTAAAGGATTAGGTTTGATGACGAACAAGCCAATTATCTATGCTGCTAATGTCTCTGAGGATGAGTTAGCAGGGGGCAACAATTATGTTGAACAAGTGCGAGAACTAGCATCTAAAGAAAATGCTAAGGTTGTAGTAGTTTCTGCTCAAGTTGAGTCAGAATTAGTAGAGTTGCCAGAGTCAGAACGAGCAGATTTTCTGGCATCTTTGGGGGTGGAAGAAGGCGGCTTAAAATCTCTGATTAGAGCTACCTATGAATTATTGGGTTTGCGGACATATTTTACCAGTGGGCCAAAGGAAACTCGCGCCTGGACAATTCTTGCCGGAATGTTAGCACCGCAAGCAGCCGGCGTAATTCACTCTGATTTTGAGCGTGGTTTTATTCGCGCAGAAACTGTTGCTTATAAAGATTTAGTTGCGACTGGTTCGATGAATGCAGCTAAGGAAAAAGGCTTAGTCCGTAGTGAAGGCAAAGAGTATGTGGTGCAGGAAGGAGATGTGTTACTGTTCCGGTTTAATGTATAG
- a CDS encoding protein arginine N-methyltransferase, which produces MMSIEKSFQIALNYQQNEQFQEAESIYLQILAVQKNHIESISNLGVIYKRQGDIEKAIEFYRLSLSFDSNYKIGLSNLANCLMELEEFNEAIICFKRLVEIEPTYLNGFRQIGAILIQKGQLDEAITYFKIVLEKSSADVESLWSIGNILVRQNHLIEARDIFTNVLQINPSHVNAQKWLSFVNHLLSDNNKVSFDYQENPVNFEITGKNLGVEIAHISGHFYELAELEFIDKNIKVKNPVIVDVGANTGNHLVYFAKVMTAAKVVPIEFHPGAIELLKRNIFLNQLSNVDLSKLGYAVGRFPGKSTLVEHPAGDLCLNEVVANETGEIEILPLDELVQEPIDLIKIDVEGLEVEVLEGAKQILLKYQPDIIIEVRRVNQKRLMNFLETISYRVLRQFDYWKYSNFYLQPIRELIQPQQLYSQVNSEFFRGKSLEIF; this is translated from the coding sequence ATGATGAGTATAGAAAAGAGTTTTCAGATAGCTTTAAACTATCAACAAAACGAACAATTTCAAGAAGCGGAATCGATTTATCTGCAAATATTAGCAGTGCAAAAAAATCATATTGAGAGTATAAGTAACTTAGGCGTTATTTATAAAAGACAAGGGGATATAGAAAAAGCCATAGAGTTTTATAGATTATCGCTTTCTTTTGATTCTAACTATAAAATTGGCTTGTCTAATTTAGCTAACTGTCTGATGGAATTAGAGGAATTTAATGAAGCTATTATCTGTTTTAAACGTTTGGTAGAAATCGAACCAACTTATTTAAATGGTTTCAGACAAATTGGAGCAATTTTAATTCAAAAAGGTCAATTAGATGAAGCAATTACCTATTTTAAAATAGTCTTAGAAAAATCGTCTGCTGATGTTGAGTCTCTTTGGTCAATTGGAAATATATTAGTACGGCAAAATCACCTCATTGAAGCCAGAGATATATTTACAAATGTTTTGCAAATAAATCCCAGTCACGTTAACGCTCAGAAATGGTTATCTTTTGTCAATCATTTATTGAGCGACAATAATAAAGTTTCCTTTGATTATCAAGAAAATCCTGTGAATTTTGAGATTACAGGGAAAAATCTAGGTGTTGAAATTGCTCACATTTCAGGTCATTTTTATGAATTAGCGGAGTTGGAATTTATAGATAAAAATATCAAAGTTAAAAATCCTGTTATTGTAGATGTAGGAGCAAATACGGGCAACCATTTAGTTTATTTTGCCAAAGTAATGACAGCAGCTAAGGTGGTTCCAATTGAGTTTCATCCAGGTGCAATTGAGTTGTTAAAAAGAAATATATTCTTAAATCAACTTAGTAATGTAGATTTATCCAAATTAGGCTATGCTGTGGGCAGATTTCCAGGTAAATCTACTCTGGTAGAACATCCAGCCGGGGATTTGTGTTTAAATGAAGTGGTAGCCAATGAAACAGGGGAAATAGAGATTCTGCCTTTGGATGAATTAGTACAAGAGCCCATAGATTTAATTAAAATCGATGTTGAAGGCTTAGAAGTTGAGGTTTTAGAAGGAGCTAAACAGATATTATTAAAATATCAACCTGATATAATTATCGAAGTTAGGAGAGTGAATCAAAAGAGATTAATGAACTTTTTAGAGACAATTAGTTATCGCGTTCTTAGACAGTTTGATTATTGGAAATATAGTAATTTTTATCTACAACCCATTCGCGAATTAATCCAACCACAGCAACTTTATAGTCAGGTGAACTCTGAATTTTTTAGAGGTAAGTCATTAGAAATATTTTAA
- a CDS encoding helix-turn-helix domain-containing protein translates to MVLKPVTYFGAPENTTVEISQESFRSILGQIEAELHCSEIYSRALASLQTMLGEAASSAEILIKAVSREALRLAFQRVPKQNQAQKQIIEARNSATNVSDTAIGETTTTPNRSRVSDRPAPPPPLVPVSIMYQRQTLEDTSTTAIAKPDSGNSDTDIDTSDRDNQPPQEEFKEVVHPPIMGIAAPAPADSKFSLITPGFPRKKRLSKTEKAALAIQEREDRLRELGVELRKARQVRSLSLQQLHSQTLVPVHHLESLEKGQIEKLPEDIYIRGFIRRLGNALGLDGNAMANSLPVPDASKTMLPSWSLPETEMVGFDLRPVHLYVGYTALMAGAVGGIAWLSQQSIPGATAVPNKPIPSPASVSPAQKRQAPTPKPGIKKSSHGGIIVGSDMAPPEMILA, encoded by the coding sequence ATGGTACTGAAACCTGTGACCTACTTCGGCGCTCCTGAAAACACTACTGTTGAAATATCACAAGAAAGCTTTCGCTCTATTCTCGGACAAATAGAAGCTGAACTCCACTGTAGCGAAATCTATAGCCGTGCTTTAGCAAGTTTGCAAACAATGTTAGGCGAAGCAGCTTCCTCTGCGGAGATCCTGATCAAGGCCGTTAGCCGAGAAGCTTTGCGACTCGCATTCCAACGAGTACCAAAACAAAATCAAGCTCAAAAGCAAATTATTGAGGCGAGAAATTCAGCTACAAACGTCTCTGATACAGCTATTGGGGAAACCACAACCACCCCTAATCGCTCCCGCGTTTCAGATCGGCCGGCTCCGCCGCCGCCGCTGGTACCAGTATCTATTATGTATCAGCGTCAAACTTTAGAAGATACTTCAACTACCGCAATTGCCAAACCTGATTCTGGCAACTCTGACACAGATATTGATACTTCCGATCGAGACAATCAACCTCCCCAAGAGGAGTTTAAAGAAGTTGTGCATCCTCCGATAATGGGGATAGCTGCACCCGCTCCTGCTGATAGTAAATTTTCCTTAATAACGCCCGGTTTCCCTAGAAAAAAAAGGCTTTCTAAGACTGAAAAAGCGGCTTTAGCTATCCAAGAAAGAGAAGATCGATTGCGAGAGCTAGGCGTAGAATTGCGGAAGGCTAGACAAGTGCGATCGCTCTCTCTCCAGCAACTTCATAGTCAAACTTTAGTGCCTGTGCATCACTTGGAATCGCTAGAAAAAGGTCAGATAGAAAAATTACCGGAAGATATTTATATTCGAGGCTTTATTCGCCGCCTCGGAAATGCTTTAGGACTTGATGGTAATGCTATGGCTAATTCTTTACCTGTACCTGATGCTAGCAAAACTATGTTGCCTTCTTGGTCTTTGCCAGAAACGGAGATGGTAGGATTTGATTTACGCCCAGTTCATTTATACGTCGGCTATACTGCTTTAATGGCCGGGGCTGTGGGTGGTATTGCTTGGTTATCCCAGCAATCTATACCAGGTGCTACTGCGGTTCCGAATAAGCCTATTCCTTCGCCTGCTTCTGTTTCGCCTGCCCAAAAGCGTCAAGCTCCAACGCCGAAACCAGGGATTAAAAAGTCAAGTCACGGAGGTATTATTGTCGGGTCTGATATGGCTCCGCCGGAAATGATTTTAGCTTAG
- a CDS encoding Npun_F5560 family protein, translated as MVSQAKVQTSQELQAEISRLNEELQMRDQLVQQLSQELFRLVKGNTGFTPVPEASERQQAQMQSLREQLQDVEQQVGFYQEQIAERDAEVYQLRQSVQELTDRSMMLEQVVQELPGVYRQKFSERIGPVKEKVEMLQRENRQLHAELQSVSYRLAVRNRRAKGLDLPTIGGSEDSGMIQMPTFGNA; from the coding sequence ATGGTCAGCCAAGCTAAAGTTCAAACGTCACAAGAGCTACAAGCGGAAATATCTCGCCTGAATGAAGAGTTGCAAATGCGCGACCAATTGGTTCAGCAGTTGTCTCAAGAACTTTTCCGGCTGGTAAAGGGAAATACTGGGTTTACACCGGTTCCAGAGGCTTCTGAGCGCCAACAAGCTCAAATGCAGTCTCTAAGAGAACAACTGCAAGATGTTGAGCAACAGGTAGGTTTTTATCAAGAGCAAATTGCTGAGCGAGATGCTGAGGTTTACCAATTGCGCCAATCTGTGCAAGAGTTGACCGATCGCTCAATGATGCTGGAACAAGTAGTACAGGAGTTACCTGGGGTTTACCGCCAAAAGTTTTCCGAGCGCATTGGCCCGGTGAAAGAAAAGGTGGAAATGCTACAACGGGAAAATCGCCAATTGCACGCTGAATTGCAGAGTGTGAGTTACCGTCTGGCTGTGAGAAACCGCCGCGCTAAGGGTTTGGATTTACCGACGATCGGAGGTTCTGAGGATTCTGGCATGATTCAGATGCCAACTTTTGGAAATGCCTAA
- a CDS encoding DUF2256 domain-containing protein → MPRVRSKSELPTKICPVCHRPFSWRKKWADCWDDVKYCSERCRRRRSQAQS, encoded by the coding sequence ATGCCACGAGTGCGATCTAAATCTGAGTTGCCAACAAAAATTTGCCCGGTTTGCCATCGCCCTTTTAGTTGGCGTAAAAAATGGGCCGATTGCTGGGATGATGTTAAATACTGCTCTGAACGTTGTCGCCGCCGCCGTTCTCAAGCTCAGAGTTAG
- a CDS encoding RNA methyltransferase — MLETALGGIRIILVEPAGPLNVGSVARVMKNMGLHQLVLVNPQCDRLGEEARKMAVHAADVLEAAKIVRTLPEALQGCQRAIATTGLYRSLPTTLENPKSALPWLLECPSALIFGREDKGLTNAELSYAQRLIRIPSSDTYASLNLAQAVSICCYELYQVAGEMGSGGAGERGSGGAGEQGSGGAGEQGSRGDGEMGNGGDGEMGNGEVEENSPLPITNYQLPITNYQLPINTQAPLEALEGYYQQLEASLLKIGYIYPHTAASRMEKFRRLFNRAYPSTAEVSMLRGVLRQIDWALRTYPKSAVNDTLDASPPDFPQD; from the coding sequence ATGCTAGAAACAGCTTTAGGCGGGATACGGATAATTTTAGTGGAACCCGCAGGGCCTTTAAATGTGGGTTCTGTGGCACGGGTCATGAAAAATATGGGCTTACATCAGTTAGTGCTAGTAAATCCCCAGTGCGATCGCTTAGGGGAAGAAGCCCGAAAAATGGCAGTTCACGCCGCTGATGTTTTAGAAGCAGCCAAGATAGTAAGAACTTTGCCAGAAGCGTTACAGGGATGCCAAAGAGCGATCGCCACTACAGGTCTTTATCGCTCCCTCCCAACCACCCTAGAAAATCCCAAATCCGCCTTGCCTTGGCTCCTAGAATGCCCCTCTGCCTTAATTTTTGGCAGAGAAGACAAAGGATTAACCAATGCCGAATTAAGCTATGCTCAACGCCTGATCCGCATTCCCTCCAGCGACACCTATGCTTCCCTTAATCTCGCCCAAGCCGTCTCTATTTGCTGTTACGAGCTTTACCAAGTTGCAGGAGAGATGGGGAGCGGGGGAGCGGGGGAGCGGGGGAGCGGGGGAGCAGGGGAGCAGGGGAGCGGGGGAGCGGGGGAGCAGGGGAGCAGGGGAGATGGGGAAATGGGGAATGGGGGAGATGGGGAAATGGGGAATGGGGAAGTGGAGGAGAATAGCCCATTACCAATTACCAATTACCAATTACCAATTACCAATTACCAATTACCAATTAACACCCAAGCTCCCCTAGAAGCCTTAGAAGGCTATTATCAGCAGCTAGAAGCTTCACTGTTAAAAATTGGGTATATTTATCCCCATACGGCCGCAAGTAGGATGGAAAAATTTCGCCGCTTGTTTAACCGCGCTTACCCTTCCACAGCAGAAGTGTCAATGCTGCGGGGCGTTCTCCGTCAAATAGATTGGGCATTGCGAACCTACCCAAAGAGCGCTGTAAATGATACTCTGGATGCGTCGCCGCCCGATTTTCCCCAGGACTAG
- a CDS encoding carbohydrate ABC transporter permease, which produces MSNIKTKKTNSLPQISRTSRQRTVWTYILLSAIALIMLFPLLWLLSTAFKSPTENIFQFPPQLLPQKPTLQNFVTVWQTNPFGTYLFNSTLVAALTVSLNLLFCSLAAYPLARLDFRGRDLIFTGVVTTIMIPFQIVMIPLYILTVNLGLKNSYLGVILPGIASAFGIFLLRQAFLAVPKELEEAARIDGCSELGIWWHIMIPSIKPALVTLAIFVFIGSWSDFLWPLLVLDRPEYYTLPLGVATLAGTFSLNWRLIAAGSIISIAPAIALFLILQKYIVPTDVAAGVKG; this is translated from the coding sequence ATGAGCAATATCAAAACTAAAAAAACCAATTCTCTACCCCAAATCTCTCGCACTTCTCGCCAGAGAACGGTTTGGACTTATATTTTGCTAAGTGCGATCGCCCTGATAATGCTCTTTCCCCTACTTTGGCTGCTGAGTACGGCTTTCAAATCTCCCACAGAAAACATTTTTCAGTTTCCCCCGCAACTTTTGCCACAGAAACCAACACTACAAAACTTTGTCACCGTTTGGCAAACTAACCCTTTTGGCACTTACCTTTTCAACAGTACCCTCGTTGCCGCACTCACAGTTAGCCTCAATCTCCTATTTTGTTCCTTAGCAGCTTATCCCTTAGCCCGATTAGATTTTCGGGGACGCGACCTAATTTTTACTGGAGTTGTTACTACAATTATGATCCCTTTCCAAATTGTAATGATTCCCCTCTATATTTTAACCGTAAACTTGGGGTTAAAAAATAGTTATTTAGGAGTTATTTTACCCGGTATCGCCTCAGCTTTTGGGATATTTTTATTAAGGCAAGCCTTTCTAGCAGTTCCCAAAGAATTAGAAGAAGCTGCCCGCATCGATGGCTGTTCGGAATTAGGGATTTGGTGGCACATTATGATCCCATCAATTAAACCAGCTTTAGTAACCTTAGCCATTTTTGTTTTTATTGGTTCTTGGAGTGACTTTCTTTGGCCATTGCTAGTTTTAGATAGACCAGAATATTACACCTTACCTTTAGGCGTAGCCACTTTAGCAGGTACATTTTCCCTAAATTGGCGTTTAATAGCTGCTGGTTCTATTATTTCCATTGCCCCAGCAATTGCTTTATTTCTAATCCTACAAAAGTACATTGTACCCACAGATGTAGCCGCAGGTGTCAAAGGATAG
- a CDS encoding serine hydrolase, translated as MGTPKSKIENLQAIADTVSRKQQKSPTLPRSGNRADAPQRRKIESDSFQTPKTRPQNSPYPGPPQPKNRVAKRPRRRGISPVVYATRLLILGVGIAVIAGTVISVLNSFTNATSVAQEQVQNSSGVAESPSPSPSPATLTLQLNQEMVGLKAEIDKLAAQNLNFTPGVFIVDLDTGGYASVSSDAAFAAASTIKVPILVAFFQAVDEGRVRLDQVLTLRPEHIASGSGELQDQSPGTKYTALEVATKMIAISDNTATNMLIELLGGAEALNQQFQTWGLTVTAIRNNLPDLAGTNTTSPKELVNLIGQINQGGLVSLRSRDRLLYIMRQTQNDSLLPRGLGEGAIIAHKTGNINSLVADAGMVDMPSGKRYLVAVMVKYAKNEKGADKLIRDISRTTYEYFEQGDAASSKSSP; from the coding sequence TTGGGTACTCCCAAATCTAAGATCGAAAATCTACAAGCGATCGCAGATACTGTTAGCCGTAAACAGCAAAAAAGCCCAACTCTTCCTCGTTCTGGCAATCGAGCGGATGCGCCTCAAAGACGGAAAATAGAAAGCGATTCTTTCCAAACTCCCAAAACTCGCCCCCAAAATTCGCCCTATCCAGGGCCGCCACAACCTAAAAATCGGGTAGCAAAACGTCCTCGGCGGCGGGGGATTTCTCCTGTAGTTTACGCTACTCGCTTGCTGATTTTGGGGGTGGGTATTGCGGTGATTGCGGGTACTGTAATTTCAGTCCTCAATTCTTTTACCAACGCCACTTCGGTAGCGCAGGAGCAAGTGCAAAACAGCTCTGGAGTTGCAGAAAGTCCTTCGCCTTCTCCATCCCCGGCTACGCTCACGCTACAGCTAAATCAAGAAATGGTTGGGCTCAAAGCTGAAATTGATAAGTTGGCGGCTCAGAATCTGAATTTCACGCCGGGAGTGTTTATCGTTGATTTGGATACCGGAGGCTACGCTAGTGTCAGTAGCGATGCTGCTTTTGCTGCTGCGAGTACGATTAAAGTGCCGATTTTAGTGGCTTTTTTCCAGGCTGTAGATGAGGGCCGAGTGCGCTTAGACCAGGTGTTAACTCTGCGGCCAGAGCATATTGCTAGTGGTTCTGGGGAGTTACAGGATCAATCCCCAGGGACGAAATACACTGCTCTGGAGGTGGCTACTAAGATGATTGCGATCAGCGATAATACGGCGACGAATATGCTGATTGAGTTGTTAGGTGGCGCTGAGGCGTTGAATCAACAGTTTCAGACTTGGGGTTTGACGGTGACGGCTATTCGGAATAATTTACCCGATTTGGCAGGGACGAATACTACCAGTCCCAAGGAGTTGGTGAATTTAATCGGGCAGATTAATCAGGGGGGTTTGGTGTCGTTGCGATCGCGCGATCGCTTGCTTTACATTATGCGACAAACCCAAAATGATTCTTTATTGCCTAGAGGTTTGGGTGAAGGCGCTATTATTGCTCATAAAACTGGCAATATTAATTCTTTGGTTGCCGATGCGGGTATGGTGGATATGCCGAGTGGCAAGCGTTACCTAGTAGCGGTGATGGTTAAGTACGCTAAAAATGAAAAGGGAGCTGATAAGTTAATCCGCGATATTTCTCGGACGACTTATGAATATTTCGAGCAAGGGGACGCAGCTAGTTCTAAATCTTCGCCTTGA
- a CDS encoding isoaspartyl peptidase/L-asparaginase — translation MVSGRVEPKLVIHGGAGSSLKGKGGLEAVRKSLYQVLDVVYPLLKDGASAVEAVARGCQLLEDDPRFNAGTGSVLQSDGQIRMSASLMDGFTQSFSGVINVSRVQHPIELAKFLQGSDDRVLSDFGALELLRELQLPIYDPITDLRLQEWMQERQGNFNKDMATVVAEPAGTGTIGVVALDVEGRLAAGTSTGGKGFERIGRVSDSAMPAGNYATGSAAVSCTGIGEHIMDECLAPRIVIRVTDGFTLKAAFERSFAEAHEHQRDFGAIAIDASGAIACGKTSEVLLAAFHNGMEMGDTLELNQGTLIFIA, via the coding sequence ATGGTTTCTGGACGGGTAGAACCTAAGTTGGTAATTCATGGTGGTGCTGGTAGTTCTCTGAAAGGTAAGGGGGGACTGGAGGCGGTTAGGAAGTCGCTTTATCAGGTTTTGGACGTAGTTTATCCCCTGTTGAAGGATGGCGCTAGTGCTGTCGAAGCGGTGGCGCGGGGTTGTCAACTTTTGGAGGATGACCCGCGATTTAACGCGGGTACGGGTTCGGTGTTGCAATCTGATGGACAAATTCGGATGAGTGCTTCGCTAATGGATGGTTTTACTCAGAGTTTTAGCGGGGTAATTAATGTTTCTCGCGTGCAACATCCGATTGAGTTAGCGAAGTTTTTGCAGGGTTCTGACGATCGCGTGTTGTCTGATTTTGGGGCCTTGGAATTACTGCGGGAATTGCAATTGCCAATTTATGACCCGATTACTGATTTGCGGTTGCAGGAGTGGATGCAGGAACGCCAGGGAAATTTTAACAAGGATATGGCGACTGTAGTGGCGGAACCCGCTGGTACTGGTACGATCGGCGTGGTGGCCTTGGATGTTGAGGGACGTTTGGCGGCGGGTACTTCTACTGGTGGTAAGGGTTTTGAGCGGATTGGCCGCGTGAGCGATTCAGCAATGCCTGCGGGGAATTATGCTACTGGCAGTGCGGCGGTTAGCTGTACGGGGATTGGGGAGCACATTATGGATGAGTGTTTGGCTCCGCGTATTGTAATTCGGGTGACGGATGGTTTTACTTTGAAGGCCGCTTTTGAGCGTTCTTTTGCCGAGGCCCACGAACATCAGCGCGATTTTGGCGCGATCGCCATTGATGCTAGTGGTGCGATCGCTTGCGGTAAAACCAGTGAAGTTTTATTAGCTGCTTTTCATAATGGTATGGAAATGGGCGATACTTTAGAATTAAATCAGGGAACTCTGATTTTTATAGCTTAG
- the rpsF gene encoding 30S ribosomal protein S6, which produces MKPFIYETMYILRPDLGEELTEAAIAKYQTILRDQGAQNLETQHRGKRRLAYEIQKQRDGIYIQMNYTAPGTAIAILERAMRLSEDVIRYLTIKQDAPTVVEEEVAVEAAEEAA; this is translated from the coding sequence ATGAAGCCATTTATTTACGAGACAATGTATATTCTGCGCCCGGATCTGGGAGAAGAACTCACAGAAGCCGCGATCGCGAAGTATCAAACTATTTTGCGCGATCAAGGGGCTCAGAATCTAGAAACTCAGCATCGCGGTAAACGCCGCCTCGCCTACGAAATCCAAAAGCAGCGCGATGGGATCTACATTCAGATGAACTATACCGCTCCTGGTACTGCGATCGCCATCTTGGAACGTGCCATGCGTCTGAGCGAAGATGTGATTCGCTACCTTACTATTAAGCAGGATGCACCGACTGTTGTCGAGGAAGAAGTTGCTGTGGAAGCGGCGGAAGAAGCCGCTTAA
- a CDS encoding phage holin family protein encodes MNIVPILISWLVTSVSFFIISKLPIGVEITSFNKALISAAVFGILNALIRPVFVVLGLPFIWITFGLFTIVINAIIFGLAAWLVEGFWLRWGIWSALLGAVALGFINSLLYQVLASIKL; translated from the coding sequence ATGAATATTGTGCCGATTCTGATTAGTTGGTTGGTGACTTCGGTGAGCTTTTTTATCATTTCTAAACTGCCGATTGGAGTAGAAATTACCAGCTTTAACAAAGCTCTAATTTCAGCGGCAGTTTTTGGAATATTGAATGCTCTAATTCGTCCAGTTTTTGTTGTTTTGGGTTTACCTTTTATCTGGATAACTTTCGGTTTGTTTACCATCGTTATCAACGCGATTATCTTTGGTTTAGCTGCTTGGCTAGTCGAAGGATTTTGGTTGCGGTGGGGAATCTGGAGTGCATTATTAGGCGCAGTTGCATTGGGTTTTATTAACTCGTTGCTTTATCAGGTATTGGCTTCTATTAAGCTGTAA